From Candidatus Babeliales bacterium:
GCTGTGTAGACGCTCTTCACAAAGAAACCCCGGAAGAAATTATAAAAGCCTATGCCCGTCATGCCCACAAATGGGGCGAAGTAAAACCTAATGAAGCTTTATTCAAAGATGCTTGTGTCTATGCACTTTTTGATGAGGCGGTAAAAGGACTAGAAACCGCACAGTCTCGTGTGATAATGACAAGAACGTTAGCTGAACTGTTTGCGTAAAAAACCGTTGTTGAAAAAATGCTGATCTTGAATTTGAGACTAACATTGCAAAGGCATGTGCTCTAACAGCAGAAAAAAACGCTTAATTAAGCCATTTTTACGACTTATCTTTTGAATATTATTTTTCTCTAAAAGAGGCTGTACCAGCAGGTATGGCCTCTTTTTTTAGTGACTAATGCCAGGTTTAGGCCCAAGAAAGCCCTTGTTTTTACCTGAAAGTATGCTATAATTACAATATGCAAACTAAAATAGGTGTTTTGACCACCACACTCTGTCAAAAAAATTCCACGGGGGCCCTAGACGGGGTTCTATCTTTCTGCTGCGCATATTTTACGTCCTCATATTGCTATCGTTTTTATACAAACGCTGGGGACTTATTGTATGCGTACTAATTACTGATTAATACTCGTAAATTTGACTACGTAATCCCCAGCCCAAAAAGCTGGGGATTTTTTTGCCGTCTTTTTATTATTTTTACCAAAGGACCTATCATGAATATTCGCAAAATGACCGTTGTAATTACTGGAACGCTGGCGCTGTGCGCTCTCGTAATTGCGCTCAAAAGCATGCGGCACAAAACCAAACATCACTTTACCATTGGCATTATACAAACTGCCTCGCATCCAGCCCTTGATGCTGTTCGCGAAGGCTTTAAACAACAAGCGCTCAAGACTCTTGGCGATGTAGCATTTGTTGAACAAAATGCGCAAGGCTCCACCAGTACCGCACATTTGATTGCGCAAAGTTTTAACCAGAACAACGCGATTAATTTGGTGCTGGCAATTGCAACGCCGGCTGCACAAGCAATGGCTGCCATCAACACACAACTGCCAGTGATCTTTGCCGCAGTAACAGACCCGCACGCAGCAGGACTGTGTGGTACTGAGCAGAAAAATATCTGCGGCGTGACCGACAGCATTGACGTTGCACAACAATGTGCACTCGTGCATCAACTAGCACCGGGGGCACAAAAAGTGGCACTCATTTTTAACAAGGGCGAGATTAATGCCACCAGCATGGTTGCAAAAATGGAACACGAATTAGCCAAGCTGGGGCTTACGCCAATCATGTGCTGCGTTACCAACGAATCAGAAATTCCTGCCGCCACGGCCTCGGCATGCAGCAAAGCAGACGTTCTGCTTGCGCCAATCGACAACACGGTTGCAAGCACTATCGACTTTATTGCGCAAATGGCACGAACCAAAAAAATCCCCTTGTTTGTCAGCGACAACTTGCTCGTAAAACGAGGAGCACTTGCTGCGCGCGGCGTTGACTACCACACCAGCGGTATAACGGCAGGCGACCTTGCACACAAAATTTTGGTTGAGCATCAAAAGCCATCACAAACCTCTGCCATTACACCAGCGTGTAAGACAATTTTTATTAACAAAAATACTGCTCAAGCGTGCGCCATAACAATCCCACAAGAGCTGAGCAACAATGCCCAAATTATCGAGGTGTGCGATGAATGAACTAACGTTATTAATAACCAGCATTGAATGCGGTCTTATTTTTTCACTGCCCGTGCTCGGCATGTTTTTAAGTTCGCGCGTGCTGAAA
This genomic window contains:
- a CDS encoding ABC transporter substrate-binding protein — its product is MNIRKMTVVITGTLALCALVIALKSMRHKTKHHFTIGIIQTASHPALDAVREGFKQQALKTLGDVAFVEQNAQGSTSTAHLIAQSFNQNNAINLVLAIATPAAQAMAAINTQLPVIFAAVTDPHAAGLCGTEQKNICGVTDSIDVAQQCALVHQLAPGAQKVALIFNKGEINATSMVAKMEHELAKLGLTPIMCCVTNESEIPAATASACSKADVLLAPIDNTVASTIDFIAQMARTKKIPLFVSDNLLVKRGALAARGVDYHTSGITAGDLAHKILVEHQKPSQTSAITPACKTIFINKNTAQACAITIPQELSNNAQIIEVCDE